Proteins encoded by one window of Paenibacillus sp. DCT19:
- a CDS encoding thiol-disulfide oxidoreductase DCC family protein, with protein MTAKDINQHQGHPIVLVDGVCHFCQGITKWIIKRDPEGKYHFASLQSDIAKELLRKGNLSPDQMDTFVLIEDGVYYTRSTAALRLAKGLKFPYPLLYGLIIVPKFIRNAVYNLVARNRYKWFGKDEACMLPTPEIKERFLEM; from the coding sequence ATGACAGCTAAGGATATCAATCAGCATCAAGGACACCCCATTGTGCTCGTGGACGGCGTATGCCATTTCTGCCAGGGCATTACCAAATGGATTATTAAGCGTGATCCCGAAGGTAAATATCATTTTGCATCACTACAGTCCGATATTGCGAAGGAATTATTGCGGAAGGGCAATCTTTCGCCAGATCAGATGGATACGTTTGTGCTTATTGAAGATGGTGTATATTATACGCGCTCTACGGCAGCGCTTCGCTTAGCCAAAGGTCTCAAATTCCCATACCCATTGTTGTATGGCTTAATCATTGTTCCCAAATTCATACGTAATGCAGTATATAATCTGGTTGCTCGGAACCGTTATAAGTGGTTTGGTAAGGATGAGGCTTGTATGTTGCCGACACCAGAGATCAAAGAACGTTTCTTAGAAATGTAG
- a CDS encoding DUF6612 family protein encodes MKKWTTLIIGAILSISLAACGNDTDNSAATPPASNESTNEATNEGTATDQQETAAIPTLDELITKTNEATTAMKSFTTDATIDQNLKLEAGDQSQDQEVKTSMKMDIIKDPMMIYQEMKVEMAGQEAQNVKQYITSDNIYSQVGDQWITIPEDQTKELITQMQASMNPEAELEQFKKIAEDTKITEEGDNYVINADVSGDNVKELAKSVMEQNGSDAQTQAMLEQMNITSMKMKYMVNKETYLPAATDVTMVMEMEQNGQKVTMDMKMNSTFSNHDQVEEIKVPQEALDSAK; translated from the coding sequence TTGAAGAAGTGGACTACATTAATTATCGGGGCAATATTATCCATCAGCTTGGCCGCGTGCGGAAACGATACAGATAACAGTGCTGCAACGCCGCCAGCGAGCAATGAATCAACCAATGAAGCGACGAACGAGGGTACAGCAACTGATCAGCAGGAAACGGCAGCAATCCCAACGCTAGATGAGTTAATTACCAAAACAAATGAAGCAACCACAGCGATGAAGAGCTTCACAACAGATGCAACGATCGACCAAAATCTGAAGCTTGAGGCTGGTGACCAGTCACAGGATCAAGAGGTTAAAACTTCGATGAAGATGGATATTATCAAAGATCCAATGATGATCTATCAAGAGATGAAGGTCGAAATGGCTGGGCAGGAAGCACAGAATGTGAAGCAGTATATTACTTCGGATAATATCTACTCACAAGTCGGCGATCAGTGGATTACGATTCCTGAAGATCAGACCAAGGAATTGATTACACAGATGCAAGCAAGCATGAATCCGGAAGCGGAACTGGAGCAATTCAAAAAGATCGCTGAAGATACAAAGATTACAGAAGAAGGCGACAATTATGTGATCAACGCTGACGTATCGGGTGACAATGTGAAAGAATTGGCCAAATCCGTCATGGAGCAAAATGGATCTGATGCTCAGACTCAAGCGATGCTGGAGCAGATGAACATTACAAGCATGAAGATGAAGTATATGGTTAACAAAGAGACATATCTGCCTGCAGCTACCGATGTAACCATGGTAATGGAGATGGAGCAGAATGGACAAAAAGTAACCATGGACATGAAAATGAACTCCACCTTCTCCAACCATGACCAAGTAGAAGAGATTAAAGTTCCACAAGAAGCATTAGATAGCGCGAAGTAA
- a CDS encoding VOC family protein → MIQYAHLHHVSLAVRDLEIAKQFYSGLLQMQEIERPPFRSTGIWYAIGSQQLHLLQHPEGHTLREAGIDTTDGHFAIWVTSYQETIDWLTKQGIEYEARPDSVAGFAQIFVLDPDRNIIEFGALYNS, encoded by the coding sequence ATGATTCAATATGCACATTTACATCATGTCAGTCTGGCTGTACGTGATCTGGAGATTGCGAAGCAATTTTACTCCGGACTACTGCAGATGCAGGAGATTGAACGCCCGCCTTTTCGCTCTACAGGCATATGGTATGCCATTGGCAGTCAGCAACTGCATTTGCTGCAACATCCTGAAGGGCATACGCTGCGTGAAGCGGGGATTGATACGACGGATGGGCATTTTGCCATCTGGGTTACGAGCTATCAGGAAACAATAGACTGGCTCACGAAGCAAGGCATTGAATACGAAGCGAGACCGGATAGTGTGGCTGGCTTTGCACAGATTTTTGTCCTTGATCCGGATCGTAACATTATTGAGTTTGGCGCATTGTATAATTCTTAA
- a CDS encoding CpaF family protein — translation MTDSSLNDLNREELFQHMRQEVRAGLDLTSSAGDEELWQGIERKVLSDPNLHDLTSGERHTLVQRLYDSFRGLDILQPLVDHPDITEIMINSHREIFVEQAGEVSRITLEFESKERLEDIIQMIVSGVNRIVNESSPIVDARLKDGSRVNIVLPPIALKGPTMTIRKFPSEPLTMLNLIQKGALHEEAAELLQQLVRSKHNIFIGGGTGSGKTTFLNALSQFIPADERIITIEDSAELQIVTVPNLVSMETRNANTEGKGEISIRDLIKSSLRMRPNRIVIGEVRGAEALDMLQAMNTGHDGSLSTGHANNIRDMISRLETMVLSGADLPIAVVRQQISSAIDIFVHLSRLRDRSRRVTEISEVMGIENGEVVLNPLFRFQEQEEREGKIIGD, via the coding sequence ATGACAGACTCATCCCTTAATGATCTAAACCGAGAAGAACTGTTCCAGCATATGCGTCAGGAAGTAAGGGCTGGGCTAGATCTGACCTCATCCGCAGGAGACGAGGAGTTATGGCAGGGAATTGAGCGGAAAGTGCTCTCTGATCCGAATCTTCATGACCTGACATCTGGAGAGCGACATACGTTGGTACAACGGCTATATGACTCCTTCCGTGGGCTAGATATATTACAGCCGCTTGTGGATCATCCCGATATTACGGAAATTATGATTAATAGCCATAGGGAGATATTTGTAGAGCAAGCAGGTGAAGTTAGCCGGATTACACTTGAATTCGAATCCAAGGAACGGCTGGAGGACATCATCCAGATGATTGTGTCTGGGGTAAACCGAATTGTTAACGAGTCTTCTCCAATCGTTGATGCCAGGCTTAAGGATGGTTCACGTGTCAATATCGTATTGCCACCCATCGCCTTGAAAGGGCCTACGATGACGATTCGTAAATTTCCAAGTGAGCCGCTGACAATGTTGAATCTGATTCAGAAGGGCGCATTGCATGAAGAGGCAGCAGAATTATTACAACAGTTGGTACGTAGTAAGCACAATATTTTTATCGGTGGCGGTACGGGTTCAGGCAAAACCACGTTCCTTAATGCATTATCTCAGTTCATTCCCGCTGATGAGCGGATTATTACGATTGAGGATTCGGCAGAGCTACAGATTGTGACGGTACCTAACCTCGTTTCTATGGAGACACGTAATGCCAACACCGAAGGTAAGGGTGAGATATCGATTCGGGATCTAATCAAGTCTTCTCTACGGATGAGACCCAATCGTATTGTCATAGGTGAGGTTCGGGGTGCGGAGGCGCTAGATATGTTACAGGCCATGAACACAGGTCATGATGGTAGCTTGAGCACGGGTCATGCCAATAATATTCGCGATATGATCAGCAGGCTGGAGACGATGGTACTTAGTGGTGCAGACCTTCCGATTGCTGTTGTGCGGCAGCAGATTAGCTCGGCGATCGATATCTTTGTGCATTTGTCCAGACTACGTGATCGTTCACGTAGAGTAACTGAGATTAGTGAGGTTATGGGTATAGAGAACGGGGAAGTAGTGCTTAATCCTTTGTTTCGATTCCAGGAGCAAGAAGAACGTGAAGGGAAGATTATTGGGGACTGA
- a CDS encoding type II secretion system F family protein codes for MAEARQALTDYTVFTLSRRQRFTCMLISGLLFFGIGILFYHHWLAGIILAAGCIWVPKHWTKVLLERRRTTLSLHFKQALYALSSALAAGKSVENGFKESVEDLRMLNPEADTDLIREFTILRTRMEYGQPIEEALQDFSDRAQVEDITNFADVFITCKRTGGDLVEVVRRTSSVIGEKLDIQQDIMVAIAQKKFESKAMFAAPFIFLIFLNLTAKDFMEPLYSGMGYLISTGALALLACCYLWITRIMDIKV; via the coding sequence TTGGCGGAAGCTAGACAAGCATTAACCGATTACACCGTATTCACGTTATCCCGGAGACAGCGATTTACCTGCATGCTGATTAGTGGATTGTTATTTTTCGGCATCGGTATTCTATTCTACCATCACTGGTTGGCTGGCATTATCTTGGCTGCAGGGTGTATCTGGGTGCCTAAACATTGGACTAAGGTGTTGCTCGAGCGAAGGAGAACGACGCTCAGTCTGCATTTCAAACAGGCACTATACGCACTGTCTTCTGCACTGGCTGCGGGTAAATCGGTTGAGAATGGATTTAAGGAATCCGTAGAGGATCTACGGATGTTGAACCCTGAAGCAGATACGGATCTAATTCGAGAGTTTACTATTCTGCGGACGCGGATGGAGTATGGACAGCCTATTGAGGAAGCCTTGCAGGATTTTTCCGATCGAGCACAGGTAGAGGATATTACGAATTTTGCAGACGTGTTTATTACTTGTAAACGAACAGGTGGTGACCTGGTTGAGGTTGTCCGGCGAACATCTTCGGTAATTGGAGAAAAGCTAGATATTCAGCAGGATATTATGGTTGCCATAGCACAGAAAAAGTTCGAATCCAAGGCGATGTTTGCTGCCCCGTTTATATTTCTTATTTTTCTTAATTTGACTGCAAAGGACTTTATGGAACCTCTGTATAGCGGCATGGGATATCTAATCTCCACAGGAGCTTTAGCACTGCTTGCCTGCTGTTATCTGTGGATTACTCGAATCATGGATATCAAAGTATAG
- a CDS encoding Flp1 family type IVb pilin: protein MLELMNNKVNGFWKEEDGLGTLELILIIGVIIIIALIFKKQITELVTNLLGKVTKKSDEFFPG from the coding sequence ATGCTGGAATTAATGAATAACAAGGTCAATGGATTTTGGAAGGAAGAGGATGGACTTGGTACGCTAGAGCTCATCTTGATTATCGGCGTTATTATCATCATTGCATTGATATTCAAAAAACAAATAACTGAATTAGTCACAAATCTTCTTGGTAAGGTGACGAAGAAAAGTGATGAATTCTTCCCAGGATAA
- a CDS encoding TadE family protein, with product MNSSQDNRRNKEEGSFTIEASLVFPVVLFTLVILLFFSMYMYQKTFLNQHAYAASERAAYSWDNSHKQAMTGEFATGEYDNLYWRLKDDQLLGALFGWAGADNQVTVSVPAGEGGGLTEQKLSQAVQGMPTAMTGTIEYQNTLIQRKVTTKLEQMISLPLPSFLFDSGNSVFTTASSAVVEPVEFIRTVDLIRYYGAKFKGKGGTGDSNAAEAGQVVQYFGNRKK from the coding sequence ATGAATTCTTCCCAGGATAACCGGAGGAATAAGGAGGAGGGGAGCTTCACGATTGAAGCCTCCCTAGTCTTCCCAGTTGTGTTGTTTACGCTTGTTATCCTGCTTTTCTTCAGCATGTATATGTATCAAAAAACGTTCTTGAATCAGCATGCATATGCTGCATCCGAGCGTGCCGCTTATAGTTGGGATAACAGTCACAAGCAAGCGATGACCGGAGAATTTGCTACAGGAGAGTACGACAACTTGTACTGGAGATTAAAGGATGACCAATTGCTCGGTGCACTCTTTGGCTGGGCAGGGGCTGACAATCAAGTTACGGTTTCGGTGCCAGCTGGTGAAGGTGGTGGCTTAACTGAACAAAAGTTATCTCAAGCAGTTCAAGGCATGCCTACGGCTATGACTGGAACGATTGAATATCAGAATACGCTGATTCAGCGTAAGGTAACGACCAAGCTTGAACAGATGATATCTTTGCCGCTACCTTCTTTTTTATTTGATTCAGGTAACAGTGTGTTTACAACGGCTTCATCTGCGGTTGTTGAGCCGGTAGAGTTCATTCGAACGGTAGATTTAATTCGTTATTATGGAGCCAAGTTCAAAGGCAAAGGTGGAACTGGAGATAGTAACGCTGCGGAAGCGGGACAGGTCGTGCAATATTTCGGAAACCGTAAAAAGTGA